A part of Thermocrinis albus DSM 14484 genomic DNA contains:
- a CDS encoding MTH1187 family thiamine-binding protein, translating to MSVLVFVSMTPLGKGESVSQYVARVVDIVDRSGLPYVLTPMGTIIEGESWDEVMAVLKEGFEALKKDCSRISITMKIDYREGKSGRLESKIKSVEEKLGREVKKL from the coding sequence ATGAGTGTGTTGGTGTTCGTCAGTATGACGCCTTTAGGTAAAGGAGAGAGTGTGAGCCAGTATGTGGCCAGAGTTGTGGATATAGTGGACAGGTCTGGTCTACCTTATGTCCTGACGCCTATGGGTACCATAATAGAGGGTGAATCCTGGGATGAGGTGATGGCCGTTCTAAAAGAAGGGTTTGAGGCCCTTAAGAAAGACTGCTCGCGTATATCTATCACCATGAAGATAGACTACAGGGAAGGTAAATCGGGACGCCTTGAGTCTAAGATAAAGTCGGTGGAGGAAAAACTGGGTAGGGAAGTAAAGAAACTGTGA